In Vitis vinifera cultivar Pinot Noir 40024 chromosome 11, ASM3070453v1, a genomic segment contains:
- the LOC100241540 gene encoding transmembrane 9 superfamily member 10, protein MAVQGGGGRRLGPFALHLWIFLSLLLFPHVRSFYLPGVAPQDFNKGDPLKVKVNKLTSTKTQLPYSYYSLPYCRPETIVDSAENLGEVLRGDRIENSPYVFKMREPQMCNVVCRMELNAKTAKEFKEKIDDEYRVNMILDNLPLIVPVRRPDQELSTVYQHGFYVGLRGQYAGSKDEKHFINNHLTFTVKFHKDPETDSSRIVGFEVKPFSVKHEYEGKWKENNRLLTCDPHAKRAVTNSDSPQEVEDKKEIIFTYDVEFQESDVKWASRWDTYLLMADDQIHWFSIVNSLMIVLFLSGMVAMIMLRTLYRDISKYNQLETQEEAQEETGWKLVHGDVFRPPTNSDLLCVYAGTGVQFFGMILVTMIFAALGFLSPSNRGGLMTAMLLLWVVMGLFAGYSATRLYKMFKGTDWKKIALKTAFMFPGTVFAIFFVLNALIWGEKSSGAVPFGTMFALVLLWFGISVPLVFVGGYVGFKKPAIEDPVKTNKIPRQIPEQAWYMNPVFSILIGGILPFGAVFIELFFILTSIWLHQFYYIFGFLFIVFLILLVTCAEITIVLCYFQLCSEDYLWWWRSYLTSGSSAFYLFLYAAFYFFTKLEITKPVSGVLYFGYMLIGSYAFFVLTGAVGFYACLLFTRLIYSSVKID, encoded by the exons ATGGCGGTTCAAGGTGGTGGTGGGAGAAGGTTAGGGCCGTTCGCCCTTCATCTATggatctttctctctctcctcctctTCCCCCACGTTCGTTCCTTCTATCTCCCTGGTGTCGCTCCTCAAGATTTCAATAAG GGGGATCCATTGAAGGTGAAGGTGAACAAACTAACCTCTACAAAGACACAACTTCCTTACTCCTACTATTCTCTTCCTTATTGCCGTCCAGAAACCATAGTTGACAGTGCAGAGAATCTTGGTGAAGTTCTTCGGGGTGATCGTATTGAAAACTCTCCTTATGTG TTTAAAATGCGAGAACCACAGATGTGCAATGTTGTATGTCGTATGGagctgaatgccaaaactgcaAAGGAGTTCAAGGAAAAGATAGATGATGAGTATCGGGTTAACAT GATTTTGGATAATCTTCCACTTATTGTTCCTGTACGAAGGCCAGATCAGGAACTTTCCACAGTGTATCAACATGGTTTCTATGTTGGTCTCAGGGGACAGTATGCTGGA AGCAAGGATGAAAAACATTTCATCAACAATCACTTAACATTCACAGTCAAGTTTCACAAAGATCCAGAAACTGACTCATCGAGGATAGTTGGATTTGAGGTTAAACCATTCAG TGTTAAACATGAGTACGAAGGAAAATGGAAGGAGAACAACCGTTTATTAACATGTGATCCCCATGCAAAACGTGCCGTTACCAACTCTGATTCTCCTCAAGAGGTTGAAGATAAGAAGGAAATTATATTCACATACGATGTTGAGTTCCAA GAGAGTGATGTGAAATGGGCCTCTCGATGGGATACCTACCTTCTGATGGCCGATGATCAAATTCACTGGTTTTCaattgtcaattctttgatgATTGTTCTTTTCCTCTCTGGCATGGTGGCCATGATCATGTTGCGGACACTGTACCGGGATATCTCTAAATATAACCAGTTAGAGACCCAAGAGGAAGCCCAAGAAGAGACAGGGTGGAAACTGGTTCATGGGGATGTTTTTAGACCTCCTACAAATTCAGATCTTCTGTGTGTTTATGCTGGAACGGGTGTTCAATTTTTTGGGATGATTCTTGTCACCATGATCTTTGCTGCCCTTGGATTCCTTTCACCCTCGAACCGAGGTGGGTTGATGACAGCCATGCTTCTGCTCTGGGTTGTCATGGGCCTGTTTGCTGGATACTCTGCAACCCGTCTGTACAAGATGTTCAAAGGAACAGACTGGAAGAAAATTGCTCTCAAGACAGCTTTCATGTTCCCTGGCACTGTTTTTGCCATTTTCTTTGTCTTGAATGCTCTAATTTGGGGTGAAAAATCCTCAGGGGCAGTGCCATTTGGAACCATGTTTGCGCTGGTGTTGTTATGGTTTGGCATCTCGGTCCCACTTGTTTTTGTGGGTGGTTATGTTGGGTTTAAGAAGCCAGCAATTGAGGATCCCGTAAAAACTAATAAGATTCCAAGGCAGATCCCAGAGCAGGCCTGGTATATGAATCctgtcttctccatcctaattggAGGCATATTACCCTTTGGAGCTGTCTTTATCGAGCTCTTTTTCATCCTCACATCAATCTGGTTGCATCAATTCTATTACATATTTGGCTTCCTCTTCATTGTCTTCCTTATCCTACTTGTAACTTGTGCGGAGATTACAATCGTGCTGTGCTACTTCCAACTGTGCAGTGAGGACTACCTTTGGTGGTGGAGGTCATATCTGACTTCGGGTTCTTCAGCATTTTACCTCTTTCTCTATGCTGCTTTCTACTTCTTTACAAAGCTTGAGATCACAAAGCCAGTGTCAGGGGTATTATACTTCGGATACATGCTCATTGGCTCCTATGCATTCTTTGTGCTA